A portion of the Sus scrofa isolate TJ Tabasco breed Duroc chromosome 5, Sscrofa11.1, whole genome shotgun sequence genome contains these proteins:
- the CYTH4 gene encoding cytohesin-4 (The RefSeq protein has 1 substitution compared to this genomic sequence) has translation MDLCHPDPGELSSGETEELQRIKWHRKQLLEDIQKLKEEIADVFAQIDCFETAEESRVAQKEKELSIGRKKFNMDPVKGIQYLIEHKLLSPDVQDIAQFLYKGEGLNKTAIGTYLGERDPINLQVLQAFVDCHEFANLNLVQALRQFLWSFRLPGEAQKIDRMMETFAARYCLCNPGVFQSTDTCYVLSFSIIMLNTSLHNPNVRDRPPFERFVSMNRGINDGSDLPEEQLRNLFDSIKNEPFSIPEDDGNDLTHTFFNPDREGWLLKLGGRVKTWKRRWFILTDSCLYYFEFTTDKEPRGIIPLENLSVQKVDDPKKPFCLELYNPSCRGQKIKACKTDGDGKVVEGKHESYRTSAASAEERDQWIQAIRASITRVPFYDLVSARKKKIASKQ, from the exons ATGGACTTGTGCCACCCAG acCCAGGGGAGCTGAGCAGCGGGGAGACAGAGGAGCTGCAGCGGATCAAATGGCACCGGAAGCAGCTTCTGGAGGACATCCAG AAGCTGAAGGAGGAAATCGCAGATGTGTTTGCCCAGATCGACTGCTTTGAGACAGCGGAGGAGAG CCGCGTGGCCCAGAAAGAGAAGGAGCTGTCCATCGGGCGCAAGAAGTTCAACATGGACCCTGTGAAG GGCATCCAGTATCTCATTGAGCACAAACTGCTGAGCCCTGATGTCCAGGACATCGCCCAGTTCCTGTACAAGGGTGAGGGGCTCAATAAGACGGCCATCGGCACCTACTTGGGAgagag gGACCCAATCAACCTGCAGGTCCTCCAGGCCTTCGTGGACTGCCACGAGTTCGCCAACCTCAACCTCGTACAGGCCCTCAG ACAGTTCCTGTGGAGCTTCCGGCTGCCAGGCGAGGCCCAGAAGATCGACCGTATGATGGAGACCTTTGCTGCCCGATACTGCCTCTGTAACCCGGGCGTCTTCCAGTCCACAG ACACCTGCTACGTCCTGTCCTTCTCCATCATCATGCTCAACACCAGCCTCCACAACCCCAATGTCCGAGACAGGCCGCCCTTCGAGCGCTTTGTGTCCATGAACCGAGGCATCAATGACGGCAGTGACCTGCCCGAGGAGCAGCTGCGG AACCTCTTCGACAGCATCAAGAACGAGCCCTTCTCCATCCCCGAGGACGACGGCAATGACCTCACTCACACCTTCTTCAACCCCGACCGAGAGGGCTGGCTGCTTAAGCTGG GAGGCCGCGTGAAGACGTGGAAACGGCGCTGGTTCATCCTGACTGACAGCTGCCTCTACTACTTCGAGTTCACCACC GACAAGGAGCCCCGAGGAATCATCCCCCTTGAGAACCTCTCAGTGCAGAAGGTGGACGACCCCAAGAAGCCG TTCTGCCTGGAGCTCTACAACCCCAGCTGCCGGGGCCAGAAGATAAAGGCCTGCAAGACGGACGGCGACGGCAAAGTGGTGGAGGGCAAGCATGAGTCTTACCGGATCTCAGCCGCCAGCGCCGAGGAGCGGGACCAGTGGATCCAGGCCATTCG GGCCAGCATCACCCGTGTCCCCTTCTATGACCTGGTCTCTGCCCGGAAGAAGAAGATCGCCAGCAAGCAGTGA